The following are encoded in a window of Saccharothrix longispora genomic DNA:
- a CDS encoding alpha/beta fold hydrolase: MIGARALGEGRVVGLGDADVHVYEVGPADGPPVVLLHGFLTSATTWRDVHPALAERHRVVLVDLPGCGRSPAPRARGWTAARAADLLVELFDALGLDAPVVVGSQMGGSLAAWLAARHPHRVSRLVVLAAGALGEGAANLGLYRALARPVLGPVLARLFPYRVFAAKWAAAHGPDHRPDPAAVRAYHRQFRARGAEMARFALGVRLSYGESFDALAGPLEGLDVPTLLLFGAADRLVPPSTGHRFAELVPGSRLVLLPGCGDFPQEEAAAAVAASVTGFLAEAA; this comes from the coding sequence GTGATCGGGGCGCGGGCGCTCGGCGAGGGCCGCGTGGTCGGGCTCGGCGACGCGGACGTGCACGTCTACGAGGTCGGACCGGCCGACGGTCCGCCGGTCGTGCTGCTGCACGGGTTCCTGACCTCGGCGACGACCTGGCGCGACGTCCACCCGGCCCTGGCCGAGCGGCACCGGGTGGTCCTGGTGGACCTGCCCGGCTGCGGCCGGTCGCCCGCGCCCCGCGCCCGCGGGTGGACGGCGGCGCGCGCGGCGGACCTGCTGGTCGAGCTGTTCGACGCCCTCGGGCTGGACGCCCCGGTGGTCGTGGGGAGCCAGATGGGCGGTTCGCTGGCGGCGTGGCTGGCCGCCCGCCACCCCCACCGGGTCTCCCGGCTCGTCGTGCTGGCGGCGGGCGCGCTGGGGGAGGGGGCCGCGAACCTGGGCCTGTACCGCGCGCTCGCCCGGCCGGTGCTGGGCCCGGTCCTGGCCCGGCTGTTCCCCTACCGGGTCTTCGCCGCGAAGTGGGCCGCCGCGCACGGCCCCGACCACCGGCCCGATCCGGCCGCCGTCCGGGCCTACCACCGGCAGTTCCGCGCCCGCGGCGCGGAGATGGCGCGGTTCGCCCTGGGCGTCCGGTTGAGCTACGGCGAGTCGTTCGACGCGCTCGCCGGGCCGCTGGAAGGGCTCGACGTGCCCACGTTGCTGCTCTTCGGGGCAGCCGACCGGCTCGTGCCGCCGTCGACCGGCCACCGGTTCGCCGAGCTGGTCCCCGGCTCCCGGCTGGTGCTGCTGCCCGGGTGCGGCGACTTCCCCCAGGAGGAGGCCGCCGCCGCGGTCGCCGCGTCCGTGACCGGCTTCCTCGCCGAGGCCGCGTGA
- a CDS encoding alpha/beta fold hydrolase, which translates to MEIVERIDVTGGAIGYRRGGSGPPLVLLSTLAGGWLRQVPVLSRHFDVLTYDMRGFGDSPSDTGHPTNAQHADDLAVLLDRLGVDRAAVVGMSHGGLVAQHFAAKHADRLTGLGLVATFAAPHGPTLLLLRMLNGFLERGDLAGFWEVLKSMLFSAAGAPELARREAALRRAMFDQYDVAALGSIYAQALEHDSRAWLGEVGCPTLVVGGAEDILFPPVLTEELGRLVPGARVELLPAAHIPPVEAPRLFNDLVVDVFGAAR; encoded by the coding sequence GTGGAGATCGTGGAACGGATCGACGTGACCGGCGGCGCCATCGGCTACCGGCGCGGCGGGAGCGGCCCGCCGCTGGTGCTCCTGTCCACGCTGGCAGGCGGCTGGCTGCGCCAGGTACCCGTGCTCAGCCGGCACTTCGACGTCCTCACCTACGACATGCGCGGCTTCGGCGACTCGCCGTCGGACACCGGCCACCCGACGAACGCGCAGCACGCCGACGACCTCGCGGTCCTGCTCGACCGCCTCGGCGTCGACCGGGCCGCGGTGGTCGGCATGTCGCACGGCGGGCTCGTCGCCCAGCACTTCGCGGCCAAGCACGCGGACCGGTTGACCGGCCTCGGGCTGGTGGCCACCTTCGCGGCGCCGCACGGCCCGACGCTCCTGCTGCTGCGCATGCTCAACGGCTTCCTGGAGCGCGGCGACCTCGCCGGGTTCTGGGAGGTGCTCAAGAGCATGCTCTTCTCCGCCGCGGGCGCACCGGAACTCGCCCGCCGCGAGGCGGCCCTGCGGCGGGCCATGTTCGACCAGTACGACGTGGCCGCGCTCGGCAGCATCTACGCGCAGGCGCTGGAGCACGACAGCCGGGCCTGGTTGGGCGAGGTGGGCTGCCCGACCCTGGTCGTCGGCGGCGCCGAGGACATCCTCTTCCCGCCGGTGCTGACCGAGGAGCTGGGCCGGCTCGTGCCGGGCGCGCGGGTCGAGCTGCTGCCCGCCGCGCACATCCCGCCCGTCGAGGCGCCGCGCCTGTTCAACGACCTGGTGGTCGACGTGTTCGGAGCGGCCCGGTGA
- a CDS encoding AMP-binding protein has product MSTATTAPQVCPLPAVLDALAGNETSSLVFRRGGEPDRVSHARCRADAAGLAAALRERGVGPGAKVAVHGSTGYEWVLADLACVLVGALSVALYPSAPVPRAVAVAGESGCRTVLTDNADAVAAFRAAGFDVLFLGHTAPDGVESVAELVSRAGPAARDGAPQPRTGPFTVVSTSGTLSEPKLFTVAADPLLRTMDRFAEIYGFGRGDRLLLYLPLSHLPQRMMLYWGLRAGLDFVLSDPAHMAADGAAHAPTLHVTVPRVLEHVRWRVSKALKGRQAEPGATAAAYRSIFGPAIRSIFVGSAPTDPALMAELLAADLPVFEVYGTTELGMIGLNTPEARRPGTVGRPIPWGEVRLDPGTREVLVRTPTPFLHGRLVDGRVEPKRWEPDRFEPTADVGEFDADGFLRVLGRLRDFIVLPSGEKVFVTPIETAVARAAGAGLCQVAPGADGRLGALLFFEPDEVPADHDVAAALRRVNSGLHPWERVRSYAVVDRMPTVEEGCLTETGKPRRHVIDRVHGAPAAHRRLDAQAERAN; this is encoded by the coding sequence ATGAGCACGGCGACCACGGCGCCGCAGGTCTGCCCGCTGCCCGCCGTGCTGGACGCCCTGGCGGGCAACGAGACCTCGTCGCTGGTCTTCCGCCGTGGCGGCGAACCCGACCGGGTCAGCCACGCCCGGTGCCGGGCCGACGCGGCCGGGTTGGCCGCGGCGCTGCGCGAGCGGGGGGTCGGTCCCGGCGCCAAGGTCGCCGTGCACGGTTCGACCGGGTACGAGTGGGTGCTCGCCGACCTGGCCTGCGTGCTGGTCGGGGCGCTGTCGGTCGCGCTGTACCCCAGCGCGCCCGTGCCGAGGGCGGTGGCGGTGGCCGGGGAGAGCGGCTGCCGCACCGTCCTCACCGACAACGCCGACGCCGTCGCCGCGTTCCGCGCGGCGGGGTTCGACGTGCTGTTCCTCGGCCACACCGCGCCCGACGGCGTCGAGTCGGTGGCCGAGCTGGTGTCGCGGGCCGGCCCCGCGGCGCGCGACGGGGCGCCGCAGCCGCGCACGGGGCCGTTCACCGTGGTCTCCACCAGCGGGACGCTCTCGGAGCCCAAGCTGTTCACCGTGGCGGCGGACCCCCTGCTGCGCACGATGGACCGGTTCGCCGAGATCTACGGCTTCGGGCGCGGCGACCGGCTGCTGCTGTACCTGCCGCTGTCCCACCTGCCCCAGCGCATGATGCTCTACTGGGGACTGCGGGCCGGCCTGGACTTCGTGCTGTCCGACCCGGCGCACATGGCGGCCGACGGCGCCGCGCACGCGCCCACCCTGCACGTCACCGTCCCGCGCGTGCTGGAGCACGTCCGGTGGCGGGTCTCGAAGGCGCTCAAGGGCCGGCAGGCGGAGCCGGGGGCGACCGCGGCGGCCTACCGGTCGATCTTCGGGCCGGCGATCCGGTCGATCTTCGTCGGCAGCGCGCCGACCGACCCGGCGTTGATGGCCGAGCTGCTCGCGGCCGACCTTCCGGTCTTCGAGGTCTACGGGACCACCGAGCTGGGCATGATCGGCCTCAACACCCCCGAGGCCCGCCGACCCGGCACCGTGGGCAGGCCCATCCCGTGGGGCGAGGTGCGGCTCGACCCCGGTACCAGGGAGGTGCTGGTCCGCACGCCGACGCCGTTCCTGCACGGCCGCCTCGTCGACGGTCGCGTGGAGCCGAAGCGGTGGGAGCCCGACCGGTTCGAGCCCACCGCCGACGTCGGCGAGTTCGACGCCGACGGGTTCCTGCGGGTGCTCGGGCGGCTGCGAGACTTCATCGTGCTGCCCAGCGGCGAGAAGGTCTTCGTCACCCCCATCGAGACCGCGGTGGCCCGAGCGGCCGGGGCGGGGCTGTGCCAGGTCGCGCCCGGCGCCGACGGCCGGCTGGGCGCGCTGCTGTTCTTCGAGCCCGACGAGGTGCCCGCCGACCACGACGTCGCCGCCGCCCTGCGCCGCGTCAACAGCGGCCTGCACCCCTGGGAGCGGGTGCGGTCCTACGCGGTCGTCGACCGCATGCCCACCGTCGAGGAGGGCTGCCTCACCGAGACGGGCAAACCGCGCCGGCACGTGATCGACCGGGTCCACGGCGCACCGGCCGCCCACCGGCGCCTCGACGCGCAGGCGGAACGGGCGAACTGA
- a CDS encoding iron-containing redox enzyme family protein yields MTTPYERALAETDGTLRKDVVEHPFIDTILRGDLTEDVYAAYLRETFHLVTQTPYFLSAAASRSAEGWLQDFFLNLAIEERHHDRLCVQDLRRLGYDTDTYLAGLPGLGTWTMVGQNHWAVSMKDPAALLGFAAATEGLGAMLGPRVSAAMVTYPFAERALTFLKVHAEEDQEHVEMVRKAFNRAATTDQRYELMVTTWTYTLRAYGQLFSDAMSEAKVSA; encoded by the coding sequence ATGACCACTCCCTACGAGCGGGCGCTCGCGGAGACGGACGGGACGCTCCGGAAGGACGTCGTCGAGCACCCCTTCATCGACACGATCCTGCGCGGCGACCTCACCGAGGACGTGTACGCGGCCTACCTGCGGGAGACCTTCCACCTGGTCACCCAGACGCCGTACTTCCTGTCGGCGGCGGCGTCCCGCAGCGCCGAGGGCTGGCTGCAGGACTTCTTCCTCAACCTCGCCATCGAGGAGCGCCACCACGACCGGCTGTGCGTCCAGGACCTGCGCCGGCTCGGCTACGACACCGACACCTACCTGGCGGGCCTGCCCGGCCTGGGCACCTGGACGATGGTCGGGCAGAACCACTGGGCGGTCTCGATGAAGGACCCGGCCGCGCTGCTGGGCTTCGCCGCGGCGACCGAGGGGCTCGGCGCCATGCTCGGCCCCAGGGTGTCCGCGGCCATGGTGACCTACCCGTTCGCCGAGCGGGCCCTGACCTTCCTGAAGGTGCACGCCGAGGAGGACCAGGAGCACGTCGAGATGGTGCGCAAGGCGTTCAACCGGGCGGCCACCACCGACCAGCGCTACGAGCTGATGGTCACCACCTGGACCTACACCCTGCGTGCCTACGGGCAGCTGTTCAGCGACGCGATGAGCGAAGCGAAGGTCAGCGCATGA
- a CDS encoding carboxymuconolactone decarboxylase family protein, which produces MAMVDLLDGDDVPPAVGELFESVRREYGFVPNILRAMAHCPDLLAVFVPFWAQVYRSPTIGARLRALAALGTAKAQDCTYCVAHMTASARRAGVPEAQISAVGDLASIRTAFDEREALILRTADVLTRDPDGVTDELRAELKAAFGDDEIVNIVLAIGVYNLTSRFLKALSIDVESVFDAAAPQPTTT; this is translated from the coding sequence ATGGCCATGGTCGACCTGCTGGACGGGGACGACGTCCCCCCGGCCGTCGGGGAGCTGTTCGAGTCCGTGCGGCGCGAGTACGGGTTCGTGCCCAACATCCTGCGGGCGATGGCGCACTGCCCCGACCTGCTCGCCGTGTTCGTGCCGTTCTGGGCCCAGGTCTACCGGTCCCCGACGATCGGCGCGCGGCTGCGGGCGCTCGCCGCGCTCGGCACGGCGAAGGCGCAGGACTGCACCTACTGCGTGGCCCACATGACGGCGTCCGCGCGCCGGGCCGGCGTCCCCGAGGCGCAGATCTCCGCCGTCGGGGACCTGGCGAGCATCCGCACGGCCTTCGACGAGCGCGAGGCGCTGATCCTCAGGACCGCGGACGTGCTCACCCGCGACCCCGACGGCGTCACCGACGAGCTCCGCGCGGAGCTGAAGGCCGCGTTCGGCGACGACGAGATCGTCAACATCGTCCTCGCCATCGGGGTCTACAACCTCACGAGCCGGTTCCTGAAAGCACTGTCCATCGATGTCGAGAGCGTCTTCGACGCCGCGGCACCGCAGCCCACCACCACGTGA
- a CDS encoding tryptophan 7-halogenase: protein MEPDLYDVVVIGGGPGGSMSGTLLSDFGKRVLILEAEKFPRYHIGESLLSGTAELMNRIGVLDRVEGDGYIKKHGVEWVWGENREPWTVYFKDALAMPYDYGYQVERGEFDKLLLDNAREHGAEVREEHRVTDFALGADGVSTVTFQDAAGVSTTVRTRWIVDSSGQGGLVTKRLHQQNWDPYLKNLAVWSYWTGAERPPGLDAGNTFLPTFGDGWWWFIPLRDDRTSIGMVVDSKVVQENRGLGMEAYYAECLARTPELAKRLEGAQRADKIHVARDWSYAYDRFSGDGYIAVGDAACFIDPLFSTGVHLAMLSGFLAAVTVNTVLDRPEMDRAEVLGFYESAYRKEFARLRAQVYFLYSGHGDDKDSYFWHARSQFDVPDAEPEQAFISLIAGAFQHRSWYSRYLQQLDVPAELRDTIEQIFDGKSTGVGVDPHQSLVASPDVTYVDDLAVDGVHLRPARSLVTPTGATLPVTEALERLLSLAGGGHTSVELVDELVRDGSHDREAAQSLVHEAVSHRLLVPADRSA, encoded by the coding sequence GTGGAACCTGACCTCTACGACGTCGTGGTGATCGGAGGAGGGCCCGGCGGATCGATGTCGGGCACCCTGCTCAGCGATTTCGGCAAGCGCGTGCTGATCCTCGAAGCGGAGAAGTTCCCCCGCTACCACATCGGCGAGTCGCTGCTGTCCGGAACGGCCGAGCTGATGAACCGGATCGGGGTGCTCGACCGGGTCGAGGGCGACGGCTACATCAAGAAGCACGGCGTCGAGTGGGTGTGGGGAGAGAACCGGGAGCCCTGGACCGTCTACTTCAAGGACGCCCTGGCCATGCCGTACGACTACGGCTACCAGGTCGAGCGCGGCGAGTTCGACAAGCTGCTGCTGGACAACGCCCGCGAGCACGGCGCCGAGGTGCGGGAAGAGCACCGGGTCACCGACTTCGCCCTCGGCGCGGACGGCGTCTCGACGGTGACCTTCCAGGACGCCGCCGGGGTGAGCACCACGGTACGCACCCGGTGGATCGTCGACTCCTCCGGCCAGGGCGGCCTGGTCACCAAGCGGCTGCACCAGCAGAACTGGGACCCGTACCTCAAGAACCTCGCCGTGTGGTCGTACTGGACCGGCGCCGAGCGCCCGCCGGGCCTGGACGCGGGCAACACCTTCCTGCCGACGTTCGGCGACGGGTGGTGGTGGTTCATCCCGCTGCGCGACGACCGCACCAGCATCGGGATGGTCGTGGACAGCAAGGTCGTGCAGGAGAACCGCGGACTCGGCATGGAGGCGTACTACGCGGAGTGCCTGGCCCGCACGCCCGAACTGGCGAAGCGGCTGGAGGGCGCGCAGCGCGCCGACAAGATCCACGTGGCCAGGGACTGGTCGTACGCCTACGACCGGTTCAGCGGCGACGGCTACATCGCCGTCGGCGACGCCGCGTGCTTCATCGACCCGCTGTTCTCCACGGGCGTGCACCTGGCCATGCTCAGCGGGTTCCTCGCGGCGGTCACCGTGAACACCGTGCTCGACCGGCCGGAGATGGACCGGGCCGAGGTGCTGGGCTTCTACGAGTCGGCTTACCGCAAGGAGTTCGCGCGCCTGCGCGCCCAGGTCTACTTCCTCTACAGCGGGCACGGCGACGACAAGGACTCCTACTTCTGGCACGCCCGCAGCCAGTTCGACGTCCCGGACGCCGAACCGGAGCAGGCGTTCATCTCGCTGATCGCCGGCGCCTTCCAGCACCGGTCCTGGTACAGCCGCTACCTGCAGCAGCTCGACGTGCCTGCGGAGCTGCGCGACACGATCGAGCAGATCTTCGACGGCAAGTCCACCGGCGTGGGGGTCGACCCGCACCAGTCGCTCGTCGCCTCGCCGGACGTGACCTACGTCGACGACCTGGCCGTCGACGGCGTCCACCTGCGGCCGGCCCGGTCCCTGGTGACCCCGACCGGGGCGACGCTGCCGGTGACCGAGGCCCTCGAACGGCTCCTGTCCCTCGCCGGGGGCGGGCACACGAGCGTCGAGCTGGTCGACGAACTCGTCCGCGACGGGTCCCACGACCGCGAGGCCGCGCAGAGCCTGGTCCACGAGGCGGTCAGCCACCGGCTGCTGGTGCCCGCCGACCGGTCGGCGTGA
- a CDS encoding GNAT family N-acetyltransferase, whose protein sequence is MIRKAHLLPPSETTLLWRFVEDCAPVPSGSGIRLATVESDFDDVDTVWREVYGREHGWLPADAPALHKDRYHPNSAYLIAAAEGHPVGTMRLVVDTPEGLPIEQFTGIDALRVDDRRLVECQRLMVMREYRNRRAPGMPYGVFAALVKGCLHWCLRHGYSHIVADLFLNTSTTPMAPLLALGFTETGIEFVDSELDEPDRSVALLLELGELFSRPFRSTNPFYRYLIEPDTNIAVYS, encoded by the coding sequence ATGATCCGGAAAGCACATCTCCTCCCACCTTCGGAGACCACCTTGTTGTGGCGATTCGTCGAGGACTGCGCGCCCGTGCCCAGTGGTTCCGGTATACGCCTGGCCACTGTCGAATCCGATTTCGATGATGTCGACACCGTGTGGCGCGAGGTATACGGTCGTGAGCACGGTTGGCTCCCCGCCGATGCCCCGGCATTGCACAAGGACCGTTACCACCCCAATTCCGCATACCTGATCGCCGCTGCGGAAGGTCACCCGGTCGGCACGATGCGGCTCGTGGTGGACACCCCGGAAGGGCTGCCGATCGAGCAGTTCACCGGCATCGACGCGCTGCGCGTCGACGACCGGCGGCTGGTCGAGTGCCAGCGGCTCATGGTCATGCGGGAGTACCGCAACCGGCGCGCGCCGGGCATGCCCTACGGCGTGTTCGCGGCCCTGGTCAAGGGCTGCCTGCACTGGTGCCTGCGCCACGGGTACTCGCACATCGTCGCGGACCTGTTCCTCAACACCTCCACCACGCCCATGGCGCCGCTGCTGGCGCTGGGCTTCACCGAGACCGGCATCGAGTTCGTCGACAGCGAGCTCGACGAACCGGATCGCAGCGTGGCCCTGCTCCTGGAGCTCGGCGAGCTGTTCTCGCGGCCGTTCCGCAGCACCAACCCCTTCTACCGCTACCTGATCGAGCCCGACACCAACATCGCCGTCTACAGCTGA
- a CDS encoding ParB/RepB/Spo0J family partition protein produces MEVRNANHDPGSTGDGKPPSDPRQGRPPRGARVDILPIDVIRDADSPRLAGEVPEHVKLLAGLDVELPPIVVHHTTMRVVDGMHRLAAAKLRGRKTIEVTFFRGDEDEAFVEAVRSNVSHGLPLSLADRRAAATRILRLHAQWSDRMIAGMVGLSPKTVGAIRRSSEELPHLTARIGRDGRVRGPRLPRARPEARPGEDGGAGGAAPATALVPEARSRSADVDRHNRDVDRHNRDIEQLKRTYRLLCQDPSLRMTESGRLLLRLLHLHLVGIREWEQLLETVPPHRVESVAHLAGECARTWLDFADRIARQSAGVS; encoded by the coding sequence GTGGAAGTGCGCAACGCCAACCACGACCCGGGGAGCACCGGGGACGGCAAGCCCCCCTCCGACCCGCGCCAGGGGCGACCGCCCCGCGGGGCGCGGGTGGACATCCTCCCGATCGACGTGATCCGGGACGCCGACTCGCCGAGGCTCGCGGGGGAGGTTCCGGAGCACGTGAAGCTGTTGGCCGGACTGGACGTCGAACTGCCCCCCATCGTCGTGCACCACACCACCATGCGGGTGGTCGACGGGATGCACCGGTTGGCCGCGGCGAAGCTGCGCGGTCGGAAGACGATCGAGGTCACCTTCTTCCGCGGCGACGAGGACGAGGCGTTCGTCGAGGCCGTGCGGTCGAACGTCTCGCACGGCCTGCCGCTGTCGCTGGCCGACCGCAGGGCCGCGGCGACCCGCATCCTGCGGCTCCACGCGCAGTGGTCGGACCGCATGATCGCCGGCATGGTCGGCCTCTCGCCGAAGACGGTCGGCGCGATCCGGCGCTCGTCTGAGGAACTTCCTCACTTGACGGCCCGGATCGGGCGGGACGGCAGGGTGCGCGGACCACGGCTCCCCCGGGCGCGGCCCGAGGCGCGTCCCGGCGAGGACGGCGGCGCGGGTGGGGCCGCCCCGGCCACCGCGCTCGTCCCCGAGGCGAGGTCCCGCTCGGCCGACGTCGACCGCCACAACCGCGACGTCGACCGCCACAACCGCGACATCGAGCAGCTCAAGCGCACGTACCGGCTCCTGTGCCAGGACCCCTCGCTCCGGATGACGGAGAGCGGGCGCCTCCTGCTCCGGCTGCTGCACCTGCACCTCGTCGGCATCCGGGAGTGGGAGCAGCTGCTGGAGACCGTTCCGCCGCACCGGGTGGAGTCGGTGGCCCACCTGGCCGGCGAGTGCGCCAGGACGTGGCTCGACTTCGCCGACCGCATCGCGAGGCAGAGCGCCGGGGTGTCCTGA
- a CDS encoding MFS transporter: MTSGFLSRFVVDVSPLRERRDYRLVFAGYLISVLGSQMATVAVAYQVYVLTGSSWMVGLLSVVELVPQVLGMLLGGVVADRMDRRRLLLVLQCVSVLTSGGLAIVALGATTPLVGVFLLVAVRALLGGLTAPAYTALSARAVGPRLLPSAAALNAIVIQAGVFIGPAIGGVLIGSAGLPWVYLADMVSFAVFAVLLVMTKPAPPERSDAHGDVGLLGIGRSLVRGLRFTKDQPILRGVMLIDLNAMVFGMPRALFPAFGTAVFDAGPESVGLLYAAPAAGALLAALGSGWVGRVHRLGHLTLYSVAAWGAAIAVFGLVTSFPIALVALAVAGAADVVSEMCRSTLVQRSVPDELRGRVSGLWLAQTNAAPRLGDARAGAIASLASPALAALSGGLLCIVGVVVCAWLLPDLRKAVNTEHDPEPRPTEPAQE; the protein is encoded by the coding sequence TTGACCTCGGGATTCCTGAGCCGGTTCGTGGTGGACGTGAGCCCGCTCCGGGAGCGGCGGGACTACCGGCTCGTCTTCGCCGGCTACCTGATCTCGGTCCTGGGCAGCCAGATGGCCACGGTCGCCGTCGCGTACCAGGTCTACGTGCTCACCGGGTCGTCGTGGATGGTCGGTCTGCTCAGCGTGGTGGAGCTGGTGCCGCAGGTGCTCGGCATGCTGTTGGGCGGGGTGGTGGCCGACCGGATGGACCGGCGGCGGCTGTTGCTGGTCCTCCAGTGCGTGTCGGTGTTGACCTCCGGTGGGCTGGCGATCGTGGCGTTGGGGGCCACCACTCCGCTGGTCGGGGTGTTCCTGTTGGTGGCCGTGCGGGCGTTGCTCGGTGGGCTGACCGCCCCGGCCTACACGGCTCTCAGCGCGCGGGCCGTCGGGCCGAGGCTGTTGCCCTCCGCGGCGGCGCTCAACGCGATCGTCATCCAGGCCGGTGTGTTCATCGGGCCCGCGATCGGCGGTGTGCTGATCGGCTCGGCCGGGCTGCCCTGGGTGTACCTGGCGGACATGGTGAGTTTCGCGGTGTTCGCCGTGCTGCTGGTGATGACGAAGCCCGCGCCGCCCGAGCGTTCCGACGCGCACGGCGACGTGGGGCTGCTGGGTATCGGTCGGTCCCTGGTACGCGGCCTCAGGTTCACCAAGGACCAGCCGATCCTGCGCGGGGTCATGCTGATCGACCTCAACGCCATGGTGTTCGGGATGCCCCGGGCGTTGTTCCCGGCGTTCGGCACGGCCGTGTTCGACGCCGGGCCGGAGAGCGTCGGCCTGCTGTACGCCGCACCGGCGGCCGGCGCGTTGCTGGCGGCGTTGGGCAGCGGTTGGGTCGGCCGGGTGCACCGGCTGGGGCACCTGACCCTGTACTCGGTCGCGGCCTGGGGTGCCGCCATCGCCGTTTTCGGTCTCGTCACGTCGTTCCCGATCGCGTTGGTCGCGCTCGCCGTGGCCGGGGCGGCCGACGTCGTGTCGGAGATGTGCCGCAGCACGCTGGTGCAGCGCTCGGTCCCCGACGAGCTGCGCGGACGGGTCAGCGGGCTGTGGTTGGCCCAGACGAACGCCGCGCCGCGACTCGGTGACGCCAGAGCAGGCGCGATCGCCAGCCTGGCGTCACCGGCGTTGGCCGCGCTCTCCGGTGGGCTGCTGTGCATCGTCGGCGTCGTCGTGTGCGCCTGGCTGCTGCCCGACCTGCGCAAGGCCGTCAACACCGAGCACGACCCCGAACCCCGGCCGACCGAACCCGCGCAGGAGTGA
- a CDS encoding acyl carrier protein has protein sequence MNDGLLDELRKWVLDKHPELEDIDIDLDIIDSRIVSSLEFISLLLFVEELRGEPLLSDDVQLESFRTLRMINDHFLVR, from the coding sequence ATGAACGACGGCCTGCTCGACGAGTTGCGCAAGTGGGTGCTGGACAAGCACCCGGAGCTGGAGGACATCGACATCGACCTGGACATCATCGACAGCAGGATCGTCAGCTCGCTGGAGTTCATCTCCCTCCTGCTGTTCGTGGAGGAGTTGAGGGGCGAGCCGCTGCTGTCCGACGACGTGCAGCTGGAGTCCTTCCGGACCCTCCGCATGATCAACGACCACTTCCTGGTGCGGTGA
- a CDS encoding cytochrome P450, which yields MTAQHTVDFGRDGFLRDPWPVYAHLRATEPVHFSEPSGCYVVTAHADVRDGLARADLAADFVLRASRLMFGRNMLDTDGEAHRTLRRLVNPFFGASAVAIHLRDVIRPVVDSVVDDLPDDGEVDFVSRVAVAVPYGVVCRLMGVPPDDAPWLYEQMRPIVRVLDYPKGELEPAHKAKQVVEEYFRTLLADRDRLPEGSIIDRLRHAGTTRPAGIGEPELLGTIMLMLVAGTETSVSAISNIMHCLLSFPDVLAEVWRDQDAIAPAVQESLRWEPPLHSVLRFAATDLEIGGTRIGRRSPVLLSIASANRDERVFTEPERFRFGRTERGALTFGVGQHACPGMFLAEREFHTLLGVLRERFAEPEAVGGSPPGVTGHIFRRAGHIPVRLRRR from the coding sequence ATGACCGCCCAGCACACCGTCGACTTCGGGCGGGACGGGTTCCTGCGCGACCCGTGGCCCGTGTACGCGCACCTGCGCGCCACCGAGCCGGTGCACTTCTCCGAGCCCAGCGGCTGCTACGTGGTGACCGCGCACGCCGACGTGCGCGACGGGTTGGCCCGCGCCGATCTCGCGGCGGACTTCGTGCTGCGCGCCAGCCGACTCATGTTCGGCCGGAACATGCTCGACACCGACGGTGAGGCGCACCGGACGCTGCGGCGGCTGGTCAATCCGTTCTTCGGCGCGTCGGCGGTGGCGATCCACCTCCGGGACGTGATCAGGCCGGTGGTGGACTCCGTGGTGGACGACCTGCCGGACGACGGCGAGGTCGACTTCGTCTCGCGGGTCGCCGTCGCCGTGCCGTACGGGGTGGTGTGCCGGCTGATGGGCGTCCCGCCGGACGACGCACCGTGGCTCTACGAGCAGATGCGCCCGATCGTGCGGGTGCTCGACTACCCGAAGGGCGAGCTCGAACCGGCGCACAAGGCCAAGCAGGTCGTGGAGGAGTACTTCCGCACCCTGCTGGCCGACCGCGACCGGCTGCCCGAAGGCTCCATCATCGACCGGCTGCGCCACGCCGGCACCACCCGCCCGGCGGGGATCGGCGAGCCGGAACTGCTGGGCACCATCATGCTGATGCTGGTCGCGGGCACCGAGACCAGCGTCTCGGCGATCTCGAACATCATGCACTGCCTGCTGAGCTTCCCCGACGTGCTGGCGGAGGTGTGGCGCGATCAGGACGCCATCGCACCCGCCGTCCAGGAGAGCCTGCGCTGGGAGCCGCCGCTGCACTCCGTGCTGCGGTTCGCGGCGACGGACCTGGAGATCGGCGGGACCCGGATCGGCAGGCGCAGCCCCGTGCTGCTCTCGATCGCCAGCGCCAACCGGGACGAGCGGGTGTTCACCGAGCCCGAGCGGTTCCGGTTCGGGCGCACCGAGCGGGGCGCGTTGACGTTCGGGGTCGGCCAGCACGCGTGTCCGGGCATGTTCCTGGCCGAGCGGGAGTTCCACACGCTGCTCGGCGTCCTGCGGGAACGGTTCGCCGAGCCGGAGGCGGTCGGCGGTTCGCCGCCCGGCGTCACCGGCCACATCTTCCGCCGGGCGGGACACATCCCGGTGCGGCTGCGTCGCCGGTGA